A stretch of the Balearica regulorum gibbericeps isolate bBalReg1 chromosome 15, bBalReg1.pri, whole genome shotgun sequence genome encodes the following:
- the LOC142604036 gene encoding uncharacterized protein LOC142604036 translates to MERLRLPRLPRLLAAAVIVECCAQLCPGLGSGTGSMLGTAVPCAHPGTTMGGHCRTDLEQGAGTGRVPTSEAMGQLQTEAELLPFPGNPAGTAEPLSPQGSPGGPQAGREGTGPAVRDGTATERPGALLSAGTAEQAAAGSERPSPAPAPVEPDTAPTTASPPRTDPVGNVMVEGAMTPQGIPSHSPSSVMMPSSARGQWGSPSTVPGWSPTGTGLVQRQRSSGSRGPSSLEPWAVEAPGATVPLGDSSPGTHPSIVLATDSPAPGVSGTSPFAGRLQRLLSSTGTLRGTRQELPGPAGGRGSDSHPWRGTDIAWQGPRSVPHPSPLSLGAGGHWDTLASTAQPAVGTGPTSLPAAGKWSDLPVPTTTTSIPGVTSPGLGAALNPATGVLGPPDTDGPHEHGHVPLDQTWRPPAVPGQPPTSVAPGSTAAAQSGVLRTSPGSLHVPPSPQPAPTSSSAAPTSLTPQTSLGTSQGVAGLGSDFGSAPAGLSPGHQLPHAGSGEDPAESPQVLGGAPVDVGNGEPWTATAPLSRQPGSLAPSSSLANPRQPAPSQPASSLGPTSTIGSTATAITTTTTITAATASPALLGDVGTVTPEPGAAVLQGDPTGLTWGPPTHLSTMVPGPPQQPTVPPGTLGHRGGPGSPSAAGDTDLVQPSSRPGGQLDADTPQATPAMAGRAPQVFIVEDQPPLLRASLLRIPCELVLDMGFVPALQDPGSHERRGLLHSFNRTVSPLFMLVPGFLRLEVTGIREGSVVLEYDALFAAEQVQAPGLGALLNTVLGSGGTRPGLAVGAAPVLRNVALERPLDPCAVLFTCRAGFTCVARANGNATCTSLCHRDYCKNQGICTHPRDRGPLCQCPVGSDFWFMGLRCDYRVTQQSLLGMAAGVLLSIVLLATVVAAVAIRRFKALLLEARADQTRSSYRRFCRLDDVSAQYWSRSWLPSASSLDNPAFSNSEELLHLQILDNGCCSCQEDLGITDSSKQHPAPPARPDCRSSFHYDWDTSSSSMNDPMVDSGKASDISVSSWPMEPIQWTPFPLLHQLSRQRPHKARRPHSYCEGTELVNLERSWTA, encoded by the exons ATGGAGCGGCTCCGGCTCCCGCGGCTCCCGCGGCTCCTGGCCGCCGCAG tgaTCGTGGAGTGCTGTGCACAGCTCTGCCCCGGTCTCGGCAGCGGAACAGGCTCCATGCTGGGCACTGCCGTCCCCTGTGCCCACCCAGGGACCACGATGGGGGGGCACTGCCGGACAG ATCTGGAGCAAGGAGCTGGCACGGGGCGGGTGCCGACGTCAGAGGCCATGGGGCAGCTGCAGACAGAGGCTGagctgctgcccttccctgggAACCCCGCCGGGACTGCGGAGCCCCTCAGCCCCCAGGGGAGCCCTGGAGgcccccaggcaggcagggaggggacagggccTGCAGTGCGGGATGGAACAGCCACCGAGCGCCCAGGggccctgctctctgcaggcactgctgagcaggcagctgcaggcagcgagCGGCcatctcctgccccagcacccgTGGAGCCAGACACAGCTCCTACCACCGCATCTCCCCCCAGGACTGACCCTGTGGGAAATGTGATGGTGGAAGGTGCCATGACCCCACAAGGGATCCCCTCGCATTCACCATCCTCCGTGATgatgcccagctctgccagggggCAGTGGGGGTCCCCCAGCACCGTGCCGGGATGGAGCCCCACGGGAACAGGGCTTGTGCAGAGACAGAGGAGCTCAGGCTCACGTGGCCCCTCTTCCCTGGAGCCGTGGGCTGTGGAGGCCCCGGGTGCCACTGTCCCACTGGGGGACAGCAGCCCAGGGACTCACCCGAGCATCGTGCTGGCCACAGACAGCCCTGCACCGGGGGTGAGCGGGACGTCACCCTTTGCGGGGAggctgcagaggctgctgagCTCCACGGGGACGCTGCGGGGGACACGGCAGGAGCTGCCAGGGCCGGCAGGGGGACGGGGCTCTGACTCCCACCCGTGGCGTGGGACGGACATTGCATGGCAGGGTCCCCGCTCTGTCCCTCACCCCTCTCCACTGTCCCTGGGGGCTGGTGGCCATTGGGACACCCtggccagcacagcccagccagctgtgggAACGGGCCCAACctcactgcctgctgcaggcaagTGGTCAGATCTGCCtgttcccaccaccaccaccagcatccCAGGGGTGACGTCCCCCGGCCTGGGGGCAGCCCTGAACCCAGCCACGGGAGTGTTGGGGCCACCTGACACAGACGGTCCTCATGAGCACGGCCATGTCCCCCTGGATCAGACCTGGCGCCCaccagctgtgccagggcagcCCCCCACCTCGGTGGCcccaggcagcactgctgcagcacagagcgGGGTGCTCCGCACCAGCCCAGGGTCCCTCcatgtccccccatccccacagcctGCCCcaaccagcagctctgcagcacccaCATCATTGACCCCACAGACCTCCCTAGGGACCAGCCAGGGTGTCGCAGGGCTCGGCTCCGATTTTGGCTCAGCCCCggcagggctgtccccagggcACCAGCTGCCTCATGCTGGCTCGGGGGAGGATCCTGCTGAAAGCCCCCAAGTCCTGGGGGGGGCACCAGTGGACGTGGGCAACGGCGAGCCCTGGACAGCAACTGCCCCACTGAGCCGGCAGCCGGGCAGCCTGgccccctcctcatcccttGCCAACCCCCGCCAGCCAGCTCCGTCCCAGCCGGCGTCTTCCCTGGGGCCAACCAGCACTATCGGCAGCACTGCCACtgccatcaccaccaccaccaccatcacagCTGCCActgccagcccagcactgcttgGGGACGTGGGGACGGTCACACCAGAGCCGGGTGCTGCTGTATTGCAGGGGGATCCCACAGGGTTGACGTGGGGGCCCCCAACTCACCTGTCCACCATGGTGCCAgggcccccccagcagcccacTGTTCCCCCCGGGACCCTGGGCCATCGTGGGGGCCCCGGGTCCCCCTCAGCTGCCGGGGACACAGACCTGGTCCAACCGTCGAGCAGACCCGGAGGGCAGCTGGATGCTGACACCCCCCAAGCGACGCCGGCCATGGCAGGCAGGGCCCCCCAGGTGTTCATCGTGGAGGATCAGCCGCCCCTCCTGAGAG CATCCCTCCTTCGCATCCCCTGCGAGCTGGTGCTGGACATGGGGTTTGTCCCCGCCTTGCAGGACCCCGGGTCCCACGAGCGCCGGGGGCTGCTGCACAGCTTCAATCGAACA GTCTCACCCCTCTTCATGTTGGTGCCCGGGTTCCTGCGGCTGGAGGTGACGGGGATCAG ggagggcagcgTGGTGCTGGAGTACGACGCACTGTTCGCGGCAGAGCAAGTGCAGGCGCCAGGGCTGGGCGCGCTCCTCAACACCGTGCTGGGCTCTGGTGGCACCCGGCCGGGGCTGGCGGTGGGCGCTGCCCCCGTCCTGCGCAACGTGGCTCTGG AGCGGCCGCTGGACCCCTGCGCCGTGCTCTTCACCTGCCGGGCCGGCTTCACCTGCGTGGCCCGGGCGAATGGGAACGCCACCTGTACCTCCCTCTGCCACCGCGACTACTGCAAGAACCAGGGCATCTGCACCCACCCCCGGGACCGGGGGCCCCTCTGCCA GTGCCCCGTCGGCAGCGATTTCTGGTTCATGGGGCTGCGTTGTGACTACCGGGTGACGCAGCAGAGCCTGCTGGGCATGGCCGCCGGGGTCCTGCTCAGCATCGTCCTTCTGGCCACCGTCGTCGCCGCCGTCGCCATCCGCCGGTTCAAGGCGCTGCTGCTGGAGGCCAGGGCCGACCAGACCCGCAGCAG CTACCGGCGGTTCTGCCGGCTGGACGACGTCTCGGCCCAGTACTGGTCGCGCTCCTGGCTGCCCTCGGCCAGCTCGCTGGACAACCCGGCCTTCAGCAACTCGGAGGAGCTGCTCCACTTGCAGATCTTGGACAacggctgctgcagctgccaggaGGACTTGGGCATCACCGACAGCTCCAAGCAGCACCCCGCACCGCCTGCCCGCCCCGACTGCCGGTCCAG tttccATTACGACTGGGACACAAGTTCCAGCAGCATGAACGATCCCATGGTGGACTCGGGAAAAGCCAGTGATATCTCAGTGTCAAGTTGGCCCATGGAGCCCATCCAGTGGAcaccctttcccctcctccatcAGCTATCCAGGCAGCGACCG CACAAAGCCAGGCGGCCTCATTCGTACTGCGAAGGGACGGAGCTGGTCAACCTCGAGAGGAGCTGGACAGCCTGA